One Niabella beijingensis DNA window includes the following coding sequences:
- a CDS encoding sensor histidine kinase, with the protein MAGSGQPMLGAAHYPDSLQHLLNHAQDDSARARLSYFLSDYWSYTDTAKAGYYLHLGQRFSKNKPYLQALYTFYDALLLHDFQLEQAAQKYMEAEKQLAKFPYKEALVYRARAWRNYGTLQQRKDNEMEMVEVLLNHAIPLVRKAGDLEREGAYYIDVGLVYMNQLMHSKAEIFFEKGITTLKKTTPKLENLFLALDNRAKNFCYMDSAQYAQPLLDEIGALLKPYPDAEYNIDYALTKAIYYRKTGQLAEALKSLQAGIPLAQRLKQARLENSLQFQVYKVYSAMGTYKLALGALQTVIKNKQYTFMEDEVMHAFEMSETYAHLDDIPNAYSWLKKYSILRDTMYLRNLKAGISDMETKFNTAEKEKKIALLQAENKETALKAKNSRLSTLILIVVCLAILVVLIFVMITYRTFKKLAAQRELNYQQELKEMEQQRQIVTTEAMLEGEERERRRVARDLHDGLGGMLAGIKLKLSSHASSQRHHYPGDQPELGTIIDQLDKSVTELRRIARNMMPESLIRFGLQTALKDLCESLMTRETQISFTALDVDERMELSTQVVIYRIIQEALANAIRHSKARNIIVQCSQDENRFYITVEDDGIGFNSTAGAKKGMGLINIENRVKYLNGKIDVVSATNEGTTINMELNVAA; encoded by the coding sequence ATGGCAGGCTCCGGGCAGCCGATGCTGGGCGCGGCACATTATCCTGATAGTCTGCAGCATTTGCTGAACCACGCTCAAGATGACAGTGCCAGGGCCCGTCTCTCCTATTTTCTTTCCGATTACTGGAGTTATACGGACACCGCAAAAGCCGGCTACTATCTGCACCTGGGCCAGCGTTTCAGCAAAAACAAACCTTACCTGCAGGCACTCTATACATTTTACGATGCGCTCCTGCTGCACGATTTCCAGCTGGAGCAAGCCGCTCAAAAATACATGGAGGCAGAGAAACAGCTGGCAAAATTCCCGTACAAAGAAGCCCTGGTGTACCGGGCCAGGGCCTGGAGGAACTATGGCACATTGCAGCAGCGAAAGGACAATGAAATGGAAATGGTGGAAGTGCTCTTAAACCATGCCATTCCACTGGTGCGGAAGGCCGGTGACCTGGAACGGGAAGGCGCTTACTATATAGATGTGGGGCTCGTATACATGAACCAGCTGATGCACTCCAAGGCCGAGATCTTTTTTGAAAAAGGCATTACCACTTTAAAGAAGACCACACCCAAGCTGGAGAACCTGTTCCTGGCACTGGACAACCGGGCCAAGAATTTTTGCTATATGGACAGCGCCCAGTATGCCCAGCCACTGCTGGATGAGATCGGTGCGCTGCTGAAGCCTTACCCGGATGCAGAATACAATATTGACTATGCCCTTACAAAGGCGATCTATTACAGAAAAACGGGACAGCTTGCTGAAGCGTTGAAAAGTTTGCAGGCAGGCATCCCGCTCGCACAACGCCTCAAGCAGGCACGGCTGGAGAACAGCCTGCAGTTTCAGGTATATAAAGTTTATTCGGCCATGGGAACCTACAAGCTCGCCCTCGGCGCATTACAGACCGTTATTAAAAACAAACAGTACACTTTTATGGAGGACGAGGTGATGCATGCGTTTGAAATGTCGGAGACCTATGCACATCTTGATGATATACCGAATGCCTACAGCTGGTTAAAAAAATACAGCATCCTGCGGGATACGATGTACCTTCGGAACCTGAAGGCCGGCATCTCTGATATGGAGACAAAATTCAATACCGCTGAAAAAGAAAAGAAGATCGCCCTTCTTCAGGCGGAAAACAAGGAAACCGCGCTAAAAGCAAAGAACTCCAGGCTGAGCACCCTGATACTGATCGTTGTTTGTCTGGCGATCTTGGTGGTGCTGATCTTTGTAATGATCACTTACAGGACCTTTAAAAAACTGGCCGCCCAGCGCGAGCTGAACTACCAGCAGGAATTGAAAGAAATGGAGCAACAACGGCAAATTGTTACAACGGAGGCGATGCTGGAAGGCGAAGAACGGGAGCGCAGACGTGTGGCACGTGATCTTCACGACGGATTGGGGGGCATGCTTGCAGGGATCAAACTCAAGCTCTCCAGTCATGCAAGCAGCCAGCGGCACCATTATCCCGGCGACCAGCCGGAATTGGGCACCATCATTGATCAGCTGGATAAATCTGTGACCGAGCTGAGACGCATTGCGCGCAACATGATGCCGGAAAGCCTGATCCGGTTTGGGTTACAGACGGCACTAAAGGATCTTTGCGAATCCCTGATGACCAGGGAAACGCAGATCAGTTTTACCGCACTCGATGTGGATGAACGTATGGAGCTTTCAACACAGGTGGTGATCTACCGGATCATACAGGAAGCCCTGGCCAATGCCATCCGTCATTCAAAAGCCCGGAATATTATTGTGCAATGCAGTCAGGACGAGAACCGGTTTTATATTACGGTGGAAGATGACGGCATTGGTTTTAACAGTACAGCGGGCGCTAAAAAAGGCATGGGACTGATAAATATTGAGAACCGGGTGAAATACCTGAATGGAAAAATAGATGTTGTATCCGCAACGAATGAAGGAACAACCATAAACATGGAATTAAATGTTGCAGCATAG
- a CDS encoding KdsC family phosphatase encodes MNLLQRFRRIRVFIFDVDGVLTNGDLLVLDSGEWARVMNVKDGYALQLALKLHYKIFIISGSAPSAVELRLNKLGIQTAYFGIKDKKAFVKELIEQEQLQPEEILFMGDDIPDLPVFDIVGLPACPADAASELLHKATFISGFEGGKGCVREVIEKVLRSNDQWGNESLVAST; translated from the coding sequence ATGAACCTGTTGCAGCGATTCCGGAGAATACGGGTGTTTATTTTTGATGTGGACGGAGTGCTTACTAACGGAGACCTGCTGGTACTGGACAGTGGTGAATGGGCTCGTGTTATGAACGTGAAGGACGGGTATGCATTGCAACTGGCACTAAAGCTTCATTATAAGATATTCATTATTTCGGGCTCGGCGCCCTCGGCTGTAGAACTGCGGTTGAATAAGCTGGGCATTCAAACGGCCTATTTCGGTATAAAAGATAAAAAAGCATTCGTGAAAGAGCTGATCGAACAGGAACAATTGCAACCGGAAGAGATCCTGTTCATGGGCGATGATATACCCGATCTGCCGGTATTCGATATCGTGGGATTGCCTGCCTGTCCGGCGGATGCTGCTTCCGAACTGCTGCATAAGGCAACGTTTATTTCCGGTTTTGAAGGAGGGAAGGGCTGTGTGCGCGAAGTAATCGAAAAGGTATTACGCAGCAATGATCAATGGGGAAACGAATCATTGGTTGCATCTACTTAA
- a CDS encoding Rossmann-like and DUF2520 domain-containing protein produces MNIVIIGSGNVAAVLGRKLVRAGHQIVQIYGRNAAAASELAYEWNTESTNYTSLIIKTADVYLIAVADAAIAPVAADLRLKDKVVAHTAAAVPMEVLKNCTENYGVFYPLQSMRKQQENIPELTIYTEASNAAAKKILDQLAASITTGPVQTADLDKRARLHVAAVFANNFTNYLFDLAESFCKKEGIDFHELLPLVQNTVERLAGESPSQMQTGPAARKDGETIQRHRELLKEYPEHLSVYNFLTEALMCH; encoded by the coding sequence ATGAACATTGTTATTATCGGATCAGGAAATGTAGCCGCTGTGCTGGGACGCAAACTGGTGAGGGCCGGGCATCAGATCGTACAGATCTATGGGCGAAATGCCGCAGCAGCTTCCGAGCTGGCCTACGAATGGAATACAGAGTCTACCAATTATACCAGCCTTATCATTAAAACAGCAGATGTTTATTTAATTGCTGTCGCAGATGCAGCTATTGCGCCGGTCGCCGCTGATCTTCGGCTGAAAGATAAAGTAGTGGCCCATACGGCTGCAGCTGTGCCGATGGAAGTATTAAAGAACTGCACGGAAAACTATGGCGTGTTTTATCCCCTGCAAAGTATGCGCAAACAACAGGAAAACATACCGGAGCTGACGATCTATACCGAAGCCTCAAACGCCGCTGCCAAAAAGATACTCGATCAGCTGGCGGCTTCCATTACCACCGGCCCGGTGCAAACAGCAGATCTGGATAAACGTGCCCGGCTGCATGTAGCAGCAGTGTTTGCAAACAATTTTACCAACTATTTATTTGATCTTGCCGAGTCTTTCTGCAAAAAAGAAGGTATCGATTTCCATGAACTGCTACCGCTGGTACAGAACACCGTAGAGCGTCTTGCCGGTGAATCACCATCTCAAATGCAGACCGGACCCGCTGCCCGGAAGGACGGGGAGACGATTCAGCGGCACCGGGAATTATTAAAAGAGTACCCGGAACATCTTTCCGTTTATAATTTTCTTACAGAAGCACTGATGTGTCATTAA
- a CDS encoding alpha/beta hydrolase, translating to MKLQNFIKELLKTRIRLLALVSKEKAGNSAFRIFCTPLGKARYAITPILRSAENLSLSFNQVPLKGYRWNNGAGKKVLIAHGFRSHTQRFEHLIPLLTAKGYEVLAFDAPAHGLSGGKQINAIDYTTLVAHLTVRYGPFDAYIGHSFGGLAVALAVSELPGNAALKMVLFAPAADTEGLAAGFLKQMEVTDPAVRLHFYNNVERLSGKTLSWFSIKRCLPHLKSAVLWIHDEEDRITPVKEAREIRDLHPSNIRFIFTQGLGHSSIYRDTAVLQQVAEFL from the coding sequence ATGAAATTACAAAATTTTATAAAGGAACTGCTTAAAACACGGATACGGCTGCTGGCGCTGGTTTCCAAAGAAAAGGCGGGCAACAGCGCTTTCCGGATATTCTGCACACCTTTGGGAAAGGCACGCTATGCGATAACACCAATATTGCGATCTGCAGAAAATCTTTCCCTATCCTTCAACCAGGTTCCGTTAAAAGGATACCGCTGGAACAACGGCGCCGGAAAAAAAGTGCTGATCGCACACGGTTTCCGGTCGCACACACAGCGTTTCGAACACCTGATCCCCTTATTAACCGCCAAAGGGTACGAGGTCCTCGCCTTTGATGCTCCGGCGCATGGACTGAGCGGCGGGAAGCAGATCAATGCGATCGACTACACAACGCTTGTTGCACATCTTACGGTCCGGTATGGCCCTTTTGATGCCTATATCGGGCATTCTTTCGGCGGACTGGCAGTAGCCCTGGCTGTGTCCGAACTGCCCGGTAATGCGGCGCTGAAAATGGTTCTCTTCGCTCCTGCAGCGGATACGGAAGGGCTCGCAGCCGGCTTTCTGAAACAAATGGAGGTCACCGATCCGGCGGTCCGGTTACATTTCTATAATAATGTAGAACGGCTGAGCGGCAAAACACTCAGCTGGTTCAGTATAAAAAGATGTTTACCCCACCTGAAAAGCGCTGTCCTCTGGATCCATGATGAGGAAGACCGCATCACCCCGGTAAAGGAAGCCCGGGAGATCCGGGATCTCCACCCCTCCAATATCCGGTTTATATTCACCCAGGGCCTGGGGCACAGCAGCATTTACCGGGATACAGCGGTGCTGCAACAGGTAGCCGAGTTCCTTTAA
- the topA gene encoding type I DNA topoisomerase has product MAKNLLIVESPAKAKTIEKFLGKDFQVKSSFGHIRDLEKAGMGIDIEKQFHPRYVVSEGKEKVVRDLKNLASKSEEVWLATDEDREGEAISWHLCEVLGLDPRTTKRIVFNEITKPAIQQAVAAPRHVDMNLVDAQQARRVLDRIVGFELSPVLWRKISVKNNLSAGRVQSVAVRLIAEREREINAFEPQSSFKVVAIFTATDNNGKKISFKAEGAKFNTAADAEQFLQSCLNADYTVKDIQVKPGKRSPAPPFTTSTLQQEASRKFGYSVSRTMQIAQQLYENGHITYMRTDSVNLSNTALGDLTSTIKSMYGEAYHQFRRFKNKNESAQEAHEAIRPTYMSNTVVENADWKRLYDLIWKRTMASQMADAQLEKTTARIEISTNKEELSATGEVIKFDGFLKLYREDRDDEDIQDDEIQEGMLPPLTVGQGLPLVEMTATERFTRPSPRYTEASLVKKLEELGIGRPSTYAPTISTILKREYVEKRDKEGLERKYRSITLKDNQLAKKENTEITGAEKAKLFPTDLGLVVTDFLKQYFEDIMDYGFTARIEEEFDEIANGKLPWNKLIGEFYHPFKEDVDNTIETAERIKGERELGTEAGTGKPVFARMGRFGPMIQIGNVDDEEKPRFATLRKGQSIETITFDEAMDLFKLPVTLGEYEGKEVAVNIGRFGPYVKWGEEFISIPRTEDPLSVDLERAVALISEKQVADAPIAQFDSKPVTKGKGRFGPYIKWNDLFINVPRRYDFDNLSQGDIDELIKAKIEKESNRYIRQWPEEKIALENGRWGAFIRFGKKMVKLGRKEDGSKYTPEEVAQLDIDTVKKMIEAELPGAFSKPAKKTAAKKAPAKKKAAAKKASKK; this is encoded by the coding sequence ATGGCGAAGAACTTATTGATCGTTGAGAGCCCGGCAAAGGCAAAGACCATTGAGAAATTTTTAGGCAAGGATTTCCAGGTAAAAAGCAGTTTCGGGCACATCCGTGACCTTGAGAAAGCGGGTATGGGCATTGACATCGAGAAACAATTTCATCCCCGCTATGTGGTTTCTGAAGGAAAGGAAAAAGTGGTCCGGGACCTGAAAAACCTGGCCTCTAAAAGTGAAGAAGTATGGCTGGCAACGGATGAGGACCGTGAAGGAGAAGCCATCAGCTGGCATTTATGTGAGGTGCTGGGACTGGACCCCAGGACCACCAAACGTATTGTTTTCAACGAAATCACCAAACCTGCCATACAACAGGCCGTAGCGGCTCCGCGTCATGTGGATATGAACCTGGTGGATGCCCAGCAGGCCCGCCGTGTGCTGGACCGGATCGTGGGTTTTGAATTAAGTCCGGTACTCTGGAGAAAAATCAGTGTAAAAAATAACCTGAGCGCCGGCCGGGTACAGAGTGTGGCTGTAAGGCTGATCGCTGAAAGGGAACGCGAGATCAACGCATTTGAACCACAAAGCAGTTTTAAAGTGGTTGCCATTTTTACGGCAACAGACAACAACGGTAAGAAGATCTCCTTCAAAGCCGAGGGAGCCAAATTCAATACTGCCGCTGATGCCGAGCAGTTCCTGCAATCCTGTCTGAATGCGGATTATACGGTAAAAGACATTCAGGTAAAACCCGGCAAACGCAGTCCGGCCCCGCCCTTTACTACCTCCACCCTGCAACAGGAGGCCAGCCGCAAGTTTGGCTACAGCGTGAGCCGCACCATGCAGATCGCACAGCAGCTGTATGAGAACGGGCACATCACTTATATGCGTACCGATAGTGTGAACCTGAGCAATACCGCGCTTGGTGATCTCACCAGTACCATCAAAAGCATGTATGGTGAAGCGTACCACCAGTTCCGCCGGTTCAAGAATAAAAATGAGAGTGCACAGGAAGCGCACGAAGCCATACGCCCTACCTACATGAGCAACACAGTTGTTGAAAATGCAGACTGGAAGCGGCTTTACGACCTGATCTGGAAACGGACCATGGCGTCCCAGATGGCGGATGCACAATTGGAAAAAACAACGGCCCGGATAGAGATATCGACCAATAAAGAAGAACTGTCTGCAACAGGAGAAGTAATAAAATTTGACGGATTTCTGAAATTATACCGGGAGGACCGCGATGATGAAGATATCCAGGACGATGAGATCCAGGAAGGCATGCTGCCGCCGCTGACCGTGGGACAGGGATTGCCGCTGGTGGAAATGACCGCCACAGAACGGTTTACCCGCCCCTCACCCCGCTATACGGAAGCCTCGCTTGTAAAAAAACTGGAAGAGCTCGGCATCGGACGCCCCTCTACCTATGCGCCCACCATCTCCACCATCTTAAAAAGGGAGTACGTTGAAAAACGGGACAAAGAAGGACTGGAACGGAAATACCGCAGCATTACATTGAAAGACAACCAGCTGGCCAAAAAAGAAAATACGGAAATAACCGGCGCCGAAAAGGCCAAGCTTTTTCCTACTGACCTGGGCCTGGTGGTTACGGATTTCCTGAAGCAGTATTTTGAAGACATCATGGATTATGGGTTTACAGCCAGGATCGAGGAGGAATTTGATGAGATCGCCAATGGCAAGCTGCCCTGGAATAAACTGATCGGTGAATTCTATCATCCCTTTAAAGAGGATGTGGACAATACCATTGAAACAGCCGAACGCATCAAAGGCGAACGGGAACTGGGCACCGAAGCCGGAACCGGAAAGCCGGTGTTTGCGCGTATGGGCCGCTTCGGACCAATGATACAGATCGGTAATGTGGATGATGAGGAAAAACCGCGTTTTGCTACGCTGCGGAAAGGCCAGAGCATCGAAACCATTACTTTTGATGAGGCAATGGATCTCTTTAAATTGCCGGTAACCCTGGGCGAATACGAGGGCAAAGAGGTGGCGGTGAATATAGGCCGTTTTGGTCCCTATGTGAAATGGGGTGAGGAATTCATATCGATCCCGAGAACAGAAGATCCGCTATCGGTCGACCTGGAGCGTGCCGTGGCACTTATCAGTGAAAAACAGGTTGCTGATGCCCCCATCGCGCAGTTCGACAGCAAACCGGTAACCAAGGGAAAAGGCCGCTTCGGACCTTATATTAAATGGAACGACCTTTTTATAAACGTACCCCGCCGGTATGATTTTGACAACCTCTCCCAGGGGGATATCGATGAACTGATCAAGGCAAAGATCGAAAAGGAATCCAACCGGTATATCCGGCAATGGCCGGAGGAAAAAATCGCATTGGAGAACGGGCGTTGGGGTGCATTTATCCGCTTTGGCAAAAAAATGGTAAAGCTTGGCAGAAAGGAAGACGGCTCCAAATACACACCGGAAGAAGTGGCCCAGCTGGACATTGACACCGTGAAAAAAATGATCGAAGCCGAGCTTCCCGGAGCTTTTAGTAAGCCCGCGAAGAAAACAGCTGCAAAAAAAGCTCCGGCAAAAAAGAAAGCCGCCGCCAAGAAGGCCTCAAAAAAATAA